The genomic stretch CTTAAAACTATTTCTCACGAAAAACGAGGGCTTGAAGCTCTTGAAACAGCTCTTTTAAGCAATCTTTCAGATTCTTTTAACAAGGCCGTTCAAACCATTAGTAATGCTCAAGGTCATGTGGTGATTACTGGTCTTGGTAAGAGTGGTCATATAGGAACGAAAATTGCTGCAACTTTAGCTTCAATGGGGACACCTGCCTTTTTTGTACACGCTGCAGAAGCTAATCATGGTGACCTTGGTATGATTAGTTGCGATGATGTTATTCTTGCTTTGTCATGGTCAGGTGAAACTATGGAGTTAAGCGGCATTATAAATCATGCTGCGCGTTTTCGTATCCCACTTATTGCAATGACATCTGGTGAGCACTCTGTATTAGGGCGAAAAGCTGATATTGTGTTATTATTACCAAAGGTAGAAGAGGCTTGTCCTCATGGGCTTGCTCCGACAACTTCCACAGTTATGCAATTGGCGATGGGTGATGCATTAGCTGTTGCTCTTTTAGAAAGGCATGATTTTAGTGCAACAGATTTTAAAATTTATCATCCTGGTGGTTCGCTTGGTGTAAACTTTAAATATGTGCGTGATATTATGCATCAAGGTGATAGTCTTCCTTTGATTAGACAAGGTACACCTATGACTGAAGCGGTAAGTATTTTGGTTGAAAAACATTTTGGTTGTGTTGGTGTTATAAACCAAAAAGGTGAATTAATTGGAATTGTAACAGATGGCGATCTTGCACGTAATATTCATTGTGATTTATCAAAATTCAATGTTGATGAAGTAATGACAAAGGATCCTAAAATTGTAACCCCAGATACACTTGTTGGTGCTGCG from Bartonella sp. WD16.2 encodes the following:
- a CDS encoding KpsF/GutQ family sugar-phosphate isomerase; its protein translation is MMIQSSNMSALQGAITSALKTISHEKRGLEALETALLSNLSDSFNKAVQTISNAQGHVVITGLGKSGHIGTKIAATLASMGTPAFFVHAAEANHGDLGMISCDDVILALSWSGETMELSGIINHAARFRIPLIAMTSGEHSVLGRKADIVLLLPKVEEACPHGLAPTTSTVMQLAMGDALAVALLERHDFSATDFKIYHPGGSLGVNFKYVRDIMHQGDSLPLIRQGTPMTEAVSILVEKHFGCVGVINQKGELIGIVTDGDLARNIHCDLSKFNVDEVMTKDPKIVTPDTLVGAATAFINDHQIGAFFVIEDKKPIGIVHFHDLLRIGAV